The Mugil cephalus isolate CIBA_MC_2020 chromosome 8, CIBA_Mcephalus_1.1, whole genome shotgun sequence genome segment tgtgttgttgtggttgtgatgttgttgtgttgttgtaattGTGTCGTTGtagttgtgatgttgttgtgttgtcatgttgttgtgttgtagttgtgtcaTGTagttgtcgtgttgttgtgttgttgtagttgtgatgttgttgtgttgttgtgttgtcgtgtccATGTCCTCTCAGACTCTCAGTCTGACTCGGAGCCGCTGAcactttaattattaattaagaaCAAGAAGTTTATCAtggactcttcttcttcttctctcctccaggATGGAGCTCTCCTCTTTACTCCAGGAccttcatctctcctcctcctcctcctcctcctcctcagagaagcccctcccccctcctcctctccctccaatcacagagctgctgtctCAGCTGAGGGAGAAGCTGATTGGTGCGTCTGACCGACCCTCTGAAACCagcgctctgattggtcgagtGGAGCGACTCTTCCAAGTGGCAGATCCTGATTGGTTGTTCTCTGCGGCCCCAGCCAATCAGGAGGGTGGGTGGGAGGAGCTAGGGGCGGCGTATGTGTCTCTGATcagcgctctgattggctgcgctGCTCTGCCGCTCTGCGAGGACGACTGCAGTCCTCCCAGTGCCTCGGCCTATCAGAGAGTCCCGGCCCAGGCCGCTACCGTTTGCTCCGCCCTCACCGCGCTGCAGGGGACTCTGGGTAAATCCCAGGGAGGGGGCGGTGCCAGTGTACTGCTTGCCGTGGCTCCGCCcacctgtgtgtttgctgtgacaCATTTCCAGGAGCAGGCGTGGACAAGCTCCgcctccagagcagcagcacGGTGTCTGATGGAGGCGGTGCTGAGGGCGGGGCACTGGAGAGACTCCGCCCACCTCctgatgggggaggaggggaggagcagAGGGATTCTGGGAGGAGTCCTGGACGTCCTGCAGCCTCACCTGAACaggtgtgtgttaatgtgtgtgttaacgtGTGTGtattaattgtgtgtgtgtatcactgtgtgtgtgtattaattgtgtgtatgtgtgtgtgtgtgtgtgtgtattaattgtgtgtgtgtgtgcagagactGGTGGCGTCATGGCGACTGGGTGAAGTGTGTGTTCTCGTGGACTCTCCTCCAGGTCAGTTTCTCACCTTTGACCTTTAgtcaggaaacaaaacaacaactgagccctcgtctccatggcaacagactGAATATTATGGTCTGCTACAGGTCACTCGTCCCCAtctctccccccacctcccccgcctcctccccccctccctcctcctcctcgaccaCCACAGACCAGAGAACTGCATGCTGGGAGTCCGCTGCCTCCACCACATCATCCTCCACacggtacacacacacacacacacacacacacacacacacacacacacacacacacacacacacacacacacacagacacacacacacacacacagacacacacacacagacacacacacacacacagacacacacacgatgatgatgatgatggtgtgtgtgtgtgtctgtgtgtgtgtgtctgtgtgtattcatgtgtgtgtgtgtgtgtctgtgtgcatgtgtgtgtgtgtctgtgtgtatatatatgtgtgtgtgtgtgtgtgtgtctgtgtgtatatatgtgtgtgtgtgtgtgtgtgtgtgtgtgtgtgtgtgtgtgtgtgtgtgtgtgtgtctgtgtgtatatatgtgtgtgtgtgtgtgtgtgtgtgtgtgtgtgtccaggcgGCTGCAGATCTTCATCAGTTCAACAGAGCAGATGTTCTGTACCAGGCTCTGTTCACACACCTGTACTCACCTGAGGCTGCGctcacacaggtaacacacacagtaacacacacagtaacacacacacacagtaacacacacacacacacacacacacacacacacacagtaacacacacagtaacacacacacacacaccgtaacacacactgttacacacacagtaacacacacacacacacacacagtaacacacacagtaacacacacacacacacacacacacacagtaacacacacagtaacacacacacacacacaccgtaacacacactgttacacacacagtaacacacacacacacacacacacacacacacacacacacacttctgctCTAGCTCTACTCTCCCGTTTGTCGACTCTCTGTTCTGAAACCATCCCTCCCTCCTACCTCACCCTCCTCACACATGTCCCCCGTAACCCTGCCCATCACCACACTACACCCACGTAACacccgcctctctctctctcagcgtCTCTCCTGGTTTGTCCGTACCTCCTCCTGGTCTGAACACAAGTTGCCTGCGCTTCCTTACTCCTCCTCTGCCTGCTCCTTCTCGCGCTCTCCCGTTCTCCCGTGAGTCCGTGGACGACGTGTAAGCGCCTGTTCTAACCTCTGATACACAGGTGGCGCTGCGACTGTTTACCACTACGCGTCTGCCTCATAGACGTCAGTTTCAATCGGTCATTAACCGTGACAGAGTTAAAGACCACATTCAGCCTGTCCCGGTTGCTCAGCAGTCTAGCCACGTAGCGCGTGCCGCATAGCCGCGTTAGCGATTGCGCGTATGAGCTTCACGTGCCTTGCTGAATCTAACGGAGTTAATGTTCATGTGCTGAAAGTCGTGACCCTTTAGAAGTTTCtatgtttctgcataaataaaacctaaaacatcaTCAGGTCCTAAAGATAAAGAGAATCTAGTttaacaaatgagacaaaaatatcatttatttattgaggaaaatGATCCAACATGACACATTAGTGCTGATCAGCCGTGAAAACACGTTCCTCCAAACAGACGCTGCTGGTTTCCTCACATTAAGGTTTGACTTTGCCGTCGCAGAACATTCA includes the following:
- the tti2 gene encoding TELO2-interacting protein 2, with product MELSSLLQDLHLSSSSSSSSSEKPLPPPPLPPITELLSQLREKLIGASDRPSETSALIGRVERLFQVADPDWLFSAAPANQEGGWEELGAAYVSLISALIGCAALPLCEDDCSPPSASAYQRVPAQAATVCSALTALQGTLGKSQGGGGASVLLAVAPPTCVFAVTHFQEQAWTSSASRAAARCLMEAVLRAGHWRDSAHLLMGEEGRSRGILGGVLDVLQPHLNRDWWRHGDWVKCVFSWTLLQVTRPHLSPHLPRLLPPSLLLLDHHRPENCMLGVRCLHHIILHTAAADLHQFNRADVLYQALFTHLYSPEAALTQVTHTVTHTVTHTHRLSWFVRTSSWSEHKLPALPYSSSACSFSRSPVLPMGVAMCRHLCRLERVVLSYLEVKDPPEETSRLNILEVLEKMIRGAWPRMETRVHALLCCLLRLLVDVSSDLELSDSVRQQLIGRSCVCIKLLDACSHGNVQLLLQQLDSSCCSSEVLGYLATVTMATDR